In a single window of the Oscarella lobularis chromosome 2, ooOscLobu1.1, whole genome shotgun sequence genome:
- the LOC136183580 gene encoding G patch domain and ankyrin repeat-containing protein 1 homolog yields the protein MTRNRRTVSPFFDDFSFSRCPFLSKARNGLLLLLQGRRSKEMSRYLSNPVTFVKSGSETASEISETKPTSLSGEEAKSFYEEIASMPSENRTNNRSRTNERRRHRKRVSPTLSVDEARKQLFHGSQNGSLPQVESALASGSCSIRDVDAFAWTPLMCAAYGGHAHVVRYLLAFDGDGEALRISDRRGRTAVDLARLGNRSNVVAILEDKEKEKETEETPSLDMDMDNSALSVVWCKDCEMDVKDSSHRRHRTTTLHQFSSRKDDLSTSASSSYYPHHRSTPAYKIMLNHGWTDDRGLGSDGRGRLQPVKTVLKRDRIGLGGPAGPARVTHFSSFDAGAVGDRRLQVSPVEHVTTMRDVVRERSREKQIEKRFRRLFHEHI from the exons ATGACGCGGAATCGGAGAACG gtttcgccgtttttcgacgatttcagcTTCTCTCGTTGTCCATTTCTATCAAAAGCGAGAAACGGATTGCTTTTGTTACTGCAAGGTCGCAGATCAAAAGAAATGTCGCGATATTTGAGCAATCCGGTGACTTTCGTCAAATCCGGTTCCGAAACGGCATCGGAAATCAGCGAAACAAAGCCGACAAGTCTCAGCGGAGAAGAAGCGAAGTCGTTCTACGAAGAAATAGCATCGATGCCGTCAGAAAATCGAACAAACAATCGTTCCCGAAcaaacgaacgtcgtcgccaccgaAAAAGAGTCTCGCCAACGttgagcgtcgacgaagcgcgcAAGCAGCTCTTCCACGGCAGCCAAAACGGCTCTCTTCCCCAAGTCGAGTCGGCCCTGGCGAGCGGTTCGTGCAGCATTCGCGACGTGGACGCCTTCGCTTGGACGCCGCTCATGTGTGCCGCCTATGGTGGCCACGCCCACGTCGTGCGTTACCTCCTCgcatttgacggcgacggcgaagcgcTGCGTATATCCGATCGACGAGGCCGCACGGCGGTCGATTTGGCTAGATTGGGAAATCGGAGCAACGTCGTGGCAATATTGGaggacaaagaaaaagagaaggagacggaAGAAACTCCTTCTCTTGATATGGATATGGATAATTCAGCATTATCGGTGGTGTGGTGCAAAGACTGCGAGATGGACGTGAAAGATTCGTCGCATCGGAGACAtcgtacgacgacgctgcATCAGTTCTCGTCGCGAAAGGACGATTTGTCCACTTCCGCTTCGTCCAGCTACTATCCGCACCATCGATCGACTCCTGCCTATAAGATTATGCTCAATCACGGTTGGACAGATGATCGAGGTCTCGGCTCAGATGGCAGAGGACGCCTCCAACCTGTTAAGACGGTATTGAAACGAGATCGGATTGGGCTGGGTGGGCCTGCTGGCCCCGCGCGCGTAACTCACTTCAGTTCATTTGATGCCGGTGCTGTTGGTGATCGACGGCTTCAAGTTTCACCTGTTGAGCACGTGACGACAATGAGAGATGTCGTGCGTGAGAGAAGTAGAGAGAAGCAAATTGAGAAAAGGTTTCGCCGATTATTTCATGAGCATATTTAG